CTGTATCACTGGATGATCTTCAGGCACACCACTGGGACTTCATTCCAGTGACAGAGCGAACGGCGCTGGGTGACGGTTTATTTATTTCCGGGCCGATTCCGCGGATTACGTCTTTTGAAGATACAGGAGGTCATTTTTTTCGCGACGCGGGCGGGTGTGTTCCCGACACGGTTCTTGATGATTTATCACTTTATCATAAAAACGAAAAATCGATTATGGTGATTACCGGGTGCGCTCATTCCGGGATTGTCAATATCCTGAGTGCCGTGCAGGATATGGAACCAGATATTCAGATAGATACGCTTGTTGGCGGACTACACCTTGTGCATGCTTCCAGAGAAAGGATTCAAACAACGGTTGCATTTTTAAAGGAAGTGAATCCGCGTATTATTTGCACTGGTCACTGCACTGGAATGGCGGCCCAGCTTGCTCTGGCCGAAGCTTTTTCAGACGTTTGGCTCCCCTTGCGCACGGGCTGGCAAACAATGCATTAATTTCCCCATAGCGATTTTTGTGATTCATTGTGAATATCGCGTAATGTATCCATACGCTCTGCCACCGAGCTCTCGTCAACGGACGGTCTGGTGGTGGAGTGATCCAAAGACGCGCCACTCCAATCACGGCTCGACGTCCATCCTGCGGAAGCACTCCATCGGTCTGTTGGTGATTTCGATAATCCAATGACATGTTCCTGCGTACGATCACTTAATTGGGACGTACCCAATACAGAAGGAGCTGTTCCGCCAATGGACGGTGTAATATGCGACGCAATAATTTGCTGCCTTAATTGCTCAGAGCTTGGAATGAGCTGTTCCATTCGCGCAAAACCACTGCCTCCACGCAGCAGGTCAGCAGGTCGATCGGGATCCATATTTTTCCCTGTGTTACTATCCGATAAACTCATACTGCGTTGCAAAGAAGGATCCAGCTCCCGCCCTAATTCACCGTCGTCGACCCATTCATATCGGTCCTGCAGTGCATCAGCTCGGTCAGATGTGCGTCGAACCAGTGCATCCTGTACAGAAAGAGCTGCCCGACCGCTTGACTGTGTCATATCACCATGTTCCTTGA
This sequence is a window from Spartobacteria bacterium. Protein-coding genes within it:
- a CDS encoding MBL fold metallo-hydrolase; translated protein: MMHLTVLVENTAQGRGIMAEHGLSYAIQTPSRHILFDTGQGLSHLLQNNARIFHVDLASITDIVLSHGHYDHTGGLIHLLSILSAGTRIYAHPHAFEPSFSRQSNGAVLPVGSPVSLDDLQAHHWDFIPVTERTALGDGLFISGPIPRITSFEDTGGHFFRDAGGCVPDTVLDDLSLYHKNEKSIMVITGCAHSGIVNILSAVQDMEPDIQIDTLVGGLHLVHASRERIQTTVAFLKEVNPRIICTGHCTGMAAQLALAEAFSDVWLPLRTGWQTMH